From Bacillus basilensis, a single genomic window includes:
- a CDS encoding ABC transporter substrate-binding protein — MKKILSIFIVVLLFAVGCGQQKEEKKETKTDAKKQAITIKHAEGETKLDKPAKKVVVLEWVYSEDLLALGVQPVGMADIKNYNKWVNTETKPGKDVVDVGTRQQPNLEEISRLKPDLIITASFRGKAIKNELEQIAPTVMFDPSTSNNDHFAEMTETFKQIATAVGKEEEGKKVLADMDKAFADAKAKIDKAGLKDKNIAMAQAFTAKNVPTFRILTDNSTALQVTKKLGLTNTFEAGKSEADGFKQTTVESLQSVQDSNFIYIVADEDNIFDTKLKGNPAWEELKFKKENKMYKLKGDTWIFGGPESAKSLATQVADVMTAKK; from the coding sequence ATGAAGAAAATTCTCAGTATTTTCATAGTAGTTCTTCTATTCGCTGTTGGATGTGGACAGCAAAAAGAGGAGAAAAAAGAAACAAAGACAGACGCTAAGAAACAAGCTATAACAATTAAACACGCTGAGGGGGAAACAAAATTAGATAAACCAGCGAAAAAAGTTGTTGTACTTGAGTGGGTATATTCAGAAGACTTATTAGCACTTGGTGTTCAGCCAGTAGGGATGGCAGACATTAAGAATTATAATAAATGGGTAAATACAGAAACAAAACCAGGTAAAGATGTTGTAGATGTAGGGACACGTCAACAACCAAACTTAGAGGAAATTAGCCGTCTAAAACCAGATTTAATTATCACAGCTTCATTCCGTGGTAAAGCAATTAAAAATGAATTAGAACAAATCGCTCCTACAGTTATGTTCGATCCATCAACAAGCAATAACGATCACTTTGCTGAAATGACAGAAACATTTAAACAAATCGCAACAGCTGTCGGAAAAGAAGAAGAAGGTAAAAAAGTATTAGCTGATATGGATAAAGCATTCGCTGATGCAAAAGCAAAAATTGACAAAGCAGGCTTAAAAGATAAAAACATCGCAATGGCACAAGCATTTACTGCTAAAAACGTGCCAACATTCCGCATCTTAACTGACAATTCTACAGCTTTACAAGTTACAAAAAAATTAGGTTTAACAAACACTTTTGAAGCGGGTAAATCAGAGGCAGATGGTTTCAAACAAACAACTGTAGAATCATTACAAAGTGTACAAGATTCAAACTTCATTTACATTGTAGCGGATGAAGATAACATTTTTGACACGAAACTAAAAGGCAATCCTGCTTGGGAAGAATTAAAGTTCAAAAAAGAAAACAAAATGTATAAATTAAAAGGCGACACTTGGATTTTCGGTGGTCCTGAGTCTGCAAAATCTTTAGCAACACAAGTAGCAGATGTAATGACAGCGAAGAAGTGA
- a CDS encoding DUF4097 family beta strand repeat-containing protein — MVKKIIVIAILFITIASMFFGFKVFQGKDFKKEKSFEINNIKEIEVDNENWDIEFKSTDSNKIVISVQGQQVDKEIDPVKIENDKNKIVIKQKQKVTSVFNGFTFRKKNSISIAIPKKEIDKIVLNNKSGDVKIRDIVVKNIVTKGKSGDAMITGLSAEKSEFISESGDLMLKDSSLQEVNITSTTGGNYVKNVKNENMNITSTSGEVLLKDMTEGKSLFIETKSGDIGVRYKGVPASLKLTAKSNSTDVMIDLKGLKKDKNTEKIKEGTIGDAKNEAKILSETGVIYID, encoded by the coding sequence ATGGTGAAAAAAATAATAGTAATTGCAATATTATTCATTACAATTGCTAGTATGTTTTTTGGTTTTAAGGTATTTCAGGGGAAAGATTTTAAGAAAGAAAAGTCTTTTGAGATAAATAATATAAAAGAAATAGAAGTAGACAATGAAAACTGGGATATTGAATTTAAAAGTACAGACTCTAATAAAATAGTAATTTCCGTCCAAGGTCAACAAGTAGATAAAGAGATAGATCCCGTCAAAATAGAAAATGACAAAAATAAAATTGTGATTAAGCAAAAACAAAAGGTGACCAGTGTTTTTAATGGTTTTACGTTTAGGAAGAAAAATAGTATATCTATAGCTATTCCGAAGAAAGAAATAGATAAAATTGTATTAAATAATAAATCGGGTGATGTGAAAATAAGAGATATAGTAGTAAAAAATATCGTGACAAAAGGCAAGTCTGGAGATGCAATGATTACAGGATTATCGGCAGAGAAGAGTGAGTTCATATCCGAAAGTGGAGATTTAATGTTAAAAGATAGTTCATTACAAGAAGTAAATATAACTTCTACTACTGGCGGTAATTATGTAAAAAATGTAAAAAACGAAAATATGAACATTACTTCAACATCTGGGGAAGTATTACTAAAAGATATGACAGAAGGAAAATCATTATTTATAGAAACAAAATCAGGAGATATTGGCGTACGGTATAAAGGTGTTCCGGCATCATTGAAACTTACGGCTAAAAGTAATTCGACTGACGTAATGATAGATTTAAAAGGACTTAAGAAAGATAAAAATACAGAAAAGATAAAAGAAGGAACTATTGGTGATGCAAAAAACGAAGCGAAGATTTTAAGTGAAACAGGAGTCATTTATATTGATTAA
- a CDS encoding long-chain-fatty-acid--CoA ligase, protein MEKPWLKSYPEEIPSTISYDIQPLHRYVEQMASRYPEKKALHFLGKDITFSDFHDKVKRFANYLQKLGVEKGDRVAIMLPNCPQAVIGYYGTLLAGGIVVQTNPLYTERELEYQLHDSGAKVILCLDLVFPRVTNVQSATKIEHIIVTRIADFLPFPKNLLYPFVQKKQSNLVVKVSESETTHLWNSVEKEVNTDVEVPCDPENDLALLQYTGGTTGFPKGVMLTHKNLVSNTLMGVHWLYNCKEGEEVVLGVLPFFHVYGMTAVMNLSVMQGYKMVLIPKFDMKMVFEAIKKHKVTLFPGAPTIYIALLNSSLLKQYDISSIRACISGSAPLPVEVQEKFETVTGGKLVEGYGLTESSPVTHSNFLWKKRVPGSIGVPWPDTEAIIMSLETGEALPPGEIGEIVVKGPQIMKGYWNKPEETAAVLQDGWLHTGDVGYMDEDGFFYVKDRKKDMIVASGFNVYPREVEEVLYEHEKVQEVVTIGVPDPYRGETVKAFVVLKEGAECSEEELNQFARKYLAAYKVPKVYEFRDELPKTTVGKILRRVLIDEEKRKNEDEQTG, encoded by the coding sequence GTGGAAAAACCATGGTTGAAAAGTTATCCAGAGGAGATTCCGAGTACGATTTCTTATGATATTCAGCCGCTTCATAGATATGTAGAACAGATGGCTTCTCGCTATCCAGAAAAGAAAGCGCTTCACTTTTTAGGGAAGGATATTACATTTTCAGACTTCCACGATAAGGTGAAGAGGTTTGCAAATTATCTCCAAAAGCTCGGTGTGGAAAAGGGTGATCGAGTTGCTATTATGTTGCCGAACTGTCCACAAGCTGTAATTGGCTATTACGGTACATTACTTGCGGGAGGTATCGTAGTACAAACAAATCCACTGTATACAGAAAGAGAATTAGAATACCAGCTTCATGATTCGGGAGCAAAAGTAATTCTTTGTCTCGATTTAGTGTTTCCAAGAGTAACGAATGTTCAATCTGCTACAAAAATTGAACATATTATCGTAACCCGTATTGCGGACTTTTTACCCTTCCCTAAAAATCTATTGTATCCATTTGTGCAGAAAAAACAGTCGAATTTAGTTGTGAAAGTATCAGAGAGTGAAACGACTCATCTTTGGAACTCAGTAGAAAAAGAAGTGAATACGGATGTTGAAGTGCCTTGTGATCCTGAAAATGATCTCGCTCTTTTACAGTACACAGGAGGAACAACTGGATTTCCGAAAGGAGTTATGTTAACGCATAAAAACCTTGTTTCTAACACGTTGATGGGGGTTCACTGGTTATATAATTGCAAAGAAGGAGAAGAAGTTGTTCTTGGAGTTCTTCCGTTTTTCCACGTATACGGCATGACGGCTGTCATGAATTTGAGTGTTATGCAAGGATACAAAATGGTTCTGATTCCAAAGTTTGATATGAAAATGGTTTTTGAAGCGATTAAGAAGCATAAAGTGACATTGTTCCCAGGGGCACCAACTATTTATATCGCTCTTTTAAATAGCTCACTTTTAAAACAATACGATATCTCTTCCATTCGTGCTTGTATTAGTGGATCAGCACCACTTCCAGTAGAAGTACAGGAAAAGTTTGAAACAGTTACAGGTGGTAAACTAGTAGAGGGATACGGTTTAACAGAATCATCTCCGGTTACACATAGTAATTTTTTATGGAAAAAGCGAGTACCAGGTAGTATTGGAGTTCCATGGCCAGATACAGAAGCAATAATTATGTCGCTTGAAACTGGTGAGGCATTACCTCCAGGTGAAATTGGTGAAATAGTTGTTAAAGGCCCTCAAATTATGAAAGGATATTGGAATAAGCCAGAGGAAACAGCAGCTGTATTGCAAGATGGCTGGCTTCATACAGGGGATGTTGGTTACATGGATGAAGATGGATTCTTCTATGTGAAAGATCGTAAGAAAGATATGATTGTTGCTAGCGGTTTTAACGTATATCCTCGTGAAGTAGAAGAAGTGTTATATGAACATGAAAAGGTGCAAGAAGTAGTGACAATCGGTGTTCCAGATCCGTACCGAGGAGAGACGGTTAAAGCATTTGTTGTGTTAAAAGAAGGTGCGGAGTGTTCAGAGGAAGAATTAAACCAGTTTGCACGTAAATATTTAGCAGCCTATAAAGTGCCTAAAGTATATGAATTTAGAGATGAACTGCCGAAAACGACAGTCGGAAAAATCTTGCGACGTGTCCTAATTGATGAAGAAAAAAGAAAGAATGAGGATGAGCAAACGGGCTAA
- a CDS encoding ABC transporter permease, translating to MFKLMKLEWKKHKLSSYFKGVAICIIAIFAAISLMAWGSKVEGDLMFSNYMEYMSLANILIRITFIIFASVILSRLVIDEYKNKTIQLLFMYPLQRKMLMRAKLAIVFSFCFVSTIIATFIISLLMFCMNPIMGLLETPVTMGEIIAIVPATFISAFMISGISLIPLFFGMRKKSTPTTITSAVIIGMMTNSNVGPGNGQVSMYDFIAIPIVLCLLGIFISYLSYRKIDKIDVA from the coding sequence ATGTTTAAATTAATGAAACTCGAATGGAAAAAACATAAATTATCTAGTTATTTTAAAGGAGTAGCGATTTGTATTATAGCAATTTTTGCTGCGATAAGTCTTATGGCATGGGGGTCTAAAGTAGAGGGTGATTTGATGTTCTCTAACTATATGGAATACATGTCTTTAGCAAATATTCTTATTAGAATTACATTTATTATTTTTGCATCGGTTATTTTATCACGTTTAGTGATTGATGAATACAAGAACAAAACAATACAGCTACTATTTATGTACCCACTGCAAAGGAAAATGCTAATGAGAGCGAAATTAGCAATTGTTTTTAGTTTTTGCTTTGTGAGCACGATAATCGCAACATTCATTATTAGTTTGCTCATGTTCTGTATGAATCCAATAATGGGACTACTTGAAACGCCTGTTACGATGGGGGAAATAATAGCTATCGTTCCAGCTACTTTTATAAGTGCATTTATGATATCTGGTATTAGTTTAATCCCTTTATTTTTTGGGATGAGAAAGAAATCAACACCGACAACGATTACTTCTGCAGTAATAATTGGGATGATGACGAACAGTAACGTTGGTCCTGGAAACGGTCAAGTAAGTATGTATGATTTTATAGCTATCCCAATAGTGCTCTGTTTATTAGGAATTTTCATTAGTTATCTATCGTATCGTAAAATCGACAAGATCGATGTGGCGTGA
- a CDS encoding ABC transporter ATP-binding protein, with translation MTYILKTNQLTKVFKGKEVISSVNMHVKKGEIYGFLGPNGAGKTTIMKMITNLIKPTSGDIEIFGEKLIDTSYEVLKRMGTIIEYPIFYDKLTAKENLELHCEYMGYYDKNAINHALHLVKLQGIDNKKVKDFSLGMKQRLGIARAIVTKPELLILDEPINGLDPIGIKELRDLFKMLCKEYGITLLVSSHILGEMELMADTIGVIQNGKLIKEVSMKSINGKQTEYIEITVPDVKRAAYILEDKLGIKNYKIMSGNMIRVYDTAVSQQAISKALIMNDVEIESINKKHSSLEEYFLNVMDGEGIHA, from the coding sequence ATGACATATATATTAAAAACGAACCAGCTGACAAAAGTGTTTAAAGGGAAAGAAGTTATTTCTAGCGTTAACATGCATGTGAAAAAAGGAGAGATATACGGTTTCTTAGGACCCAATGGTGCTGGTAAAACAACGATTATGAAAATGATTACAAATTTAATAAAACCGACGAGTGGTGATATTGAAATTTTCGGTGAGAAGTTAATAGACACATCGTATGAAGTATTAAAAAGAATGGGGACAATTATTGAATATCCAATCTTTTATGATAAATTAACGGCGAAAGAAAACTTAGAATTACATTGTGAATATATGGGTTATTACGATAAAAACGCAATTAATCATGCTTTACATTTAGTAAAACTGCAAGGAATAGATAATAAAAAAGTAAAAGATTTTTCATTAGGAATGAAACAACGACTCGGTATTGCAAGGGCAATTGTAACGAAGCCAGAATTACTCATTTTAGACGAACCCATAAACGGTTTAGATCCAATTGGTATTAAAGAGTTACGAGACTTATTTAAAATGCTCTGCAAAGAATATGGCATTACATTATTAGTTTCTAGTCATATTTTAGGTGAGATGGAACTAATGGCGGATACAATTGGTGTAATTCAAAATGGAAAACTAATAAAAGAAGTTTCAATGAAGAGTATTAACGGAAAACAAACAGAGTACATTGAAATTACTGTTCCTGATGTGAAGCGTGCAGCTTACATTTTAGAAGATAAACTCGGCATAAAAAATTATAAAATAATGAGCGGAAATATGATTCGTGTGTATGATACGGCAGTGTCTCAGCAGGCCATTTCAAAAGCACTTATTATGAACGATGTGGAAATTGAAAGTATAAATAAGAAACATAGTTCCTTAGAAGAGTATTTCTTAAATGTAATGGATGGAGAGGGCATTCATGCTTAA
- the fhuB gene encoding Fe(3+)-hydroxamate ABC transporter permease FhuB, which yields MNSLQHTLRASLVFGGGAALLLLLFFIHIGQGQANISYSMIIDALISPNQSLEHQTLIMLRLPRAVIAILAGGALAASGVILQTLTKNPLAESSTMGIHSGAYFFLVAATIFLPKGLQINSLLFTFIGGAITALFVYRISGGKKGTPLRMALAGMVVTLMLSAFTGTMQLFYENETAGLFLWGAGSLIQNNWDGVQFAFPFIIISFLVLLFMSRKLNILLLGDDVAVSLGEKTAVTRLIAFIAAIFLTAVIVTVVGPIGFVGLVAPHLMRLIGYRQHLTLLLSSFLWGAVLLLGADVVGRLIDPTGAELPVGAVTAMIGSPWLIYLVYRMMKSIHYMNDNGANAAGASSRYYSYKKVIIISITLCIVTIALGVTIGSNAYIESITNVISGQLTQFDKNMMMNLRLPRMLVAAIAGACLAISGLVFQGILRNPLADPSIIGISSGAGVGALTIMYVFPALPGFFLPIGAFIGGLLAVGIVLFFSWKSGFSPTALALIGIGISALGSAIIQIFIVRANLNVAAALTWLSGSTYARGWNHLENIILYPSLILVLIIFFLIKQLDVLVLGDDLATGLGQPVNKTRLALIVLATLLASVNIAAVGTIAFLGLVAPHLARIVVGMNHQRLFVCSALFGAILLSIADLLGRTIAYPKEIPSGLVVAVLGAPYFLWLMRKSGKKVN from the coding sequence ATGAATAGCTTACAACATACACTTCGAGCAAGTCTTGTATTCGGAGGAGGAGCAGCTCTCTTGCTCCTCCTTTTCTTTATTCATATCGGACAAGGTCAAGCAAATATTTCCTATAGTATGATTATTGATGCTCTTATCTCACCGAACCAATCGCTAGAGCATCAAACTTTAATCATGCTTCGATTACCTAGAGCTGTAATTGCCATTTTAGCTGGAGGTGCTCTTGCTGCATCTGGGGTCATTTTACAAACGTTAACGAAAAATCCACTTGCTGAATCCAGTACAATGGGTATTCACTCTGGTGCATATTTCTTTCTAGTAGCGGCTACAATTTTCTTACCGAAAGGTCTGCAAATTAACTCACTTCTTTTCACATTTATCGGTGGTGCTATTACTGCTTTATTTGTATACCGTATTTCTGGTGGAAAAAAGGGAACTCCACTTAGAATGGCACTAGCTGGTATGGTCGTTACATTAATGCTTTCTGCCTTTACTGGAACGATGCAACTTTTCTATGAAAATGAAACAGCTGGTTTATTTTTATGGGGAGCTGGCTCTCTTATTCAAAATAACTGGGATGGCGTTCAATTTGCTTTTCCATTTATCATTATTTCTTTCCTAGTTTTACTATTTATGTCTCGTAAACTCAACATTCTCTTACTCGGTGATGATGTTGCTGTTTCTCTTGGCGAAAAAACAGCGGTAACACGTCTTATCGCCTTCATTGCTGCAATCTTTTTAACAGCAGTAATTGTTACTGTTGTTGGACCAATCGGTTTTGTCGGCTTAGTTGCCCCTCATTTAATGCGCCTGATCGGATACCGCCAACACCTTACTCTTCTTCTCTCTTCCTTCTTATGGGGAGCAGTATTATTACTTGGAGCAGATGTTGTCGGTAGATTAATAGATCCAACCGGTGCAGAACTTCCTGTTGGGGCAGTCACGGCAATGATTGGATCGCCTTGGCTTATTTACTTAGTGTATCGAATGATGAAGTCGATACACTATATGAATGATAACGGTGCGAATGCTGCTGGAGCTAGTTCTCGCTATTACTCTTATAAAAAGGTAATCATTATATCTATCACACTTTGTATTGTGACGATTGCTCTTGGTGTTACAATCGGTAGTAACGCTTATATCGAAAGCATTACAAATGTTATATCAGGGCAATTAACGCAATTTGATAAAAATATGATGATGAACCTTCGTTTACCAAGAATGCTCGTTGCTGCTATTGCTGGCGCTTGCCTTGCAATAAGCGGGCTTGTTTTCCAAGGTATATTACGAAACCCACTCGCCGATCCTTCTATTATTGGCATTTCATCGGGAGCTGGTGTTGGTGCTTTAACTATTATGTATGTCTTTCCTGCACTTCCTGGTTTCTTCCTACCAATTGGTGCATTTATCGGCGGATTACTTGCAGTTGGAATTGTCCTCTTCTTCTCATGGAAATCAGGATTTAGCCCAACAGCTCTGGCTTTAATAGGAATCGGTATTTCAGCTCTCGGCTCAGCGATTATTCAAATCTTTATCGTTAGAGCAAATTTGAACGTTGCTGCCGCTTTAACATGGCTATCAGGTAGTACGTATGCAAGAGGATGGAATCACTTAGAAAATATCATTCTATATCCATCACTTATTCTCGTACTCATTATCTTTTTCTTAATAAAACAACTTGATGTTCTCGTACTTGGAGACGATTTAGCAACTGGACTCGGGCAACCAGTAAATAAAACGCGCCTTGCCCTCATTGTGTTAGCAACACTACTTGCATCTGTAAATATCGCAGCTGTCGGTACAATTGCCTTTTTAGGCCTTGTCGCACCACACTTAGCGCGAATCGTTGTTGGAATGAATCACCAAAGACTCTTCGTTTGTTCAGCACTGTTTGGAGCAATCCTTCTTTCCATTGCTGACTTACTAGGACGAACAATTGCATACCCGAAAGAAATCCCTTCTGGTCTTGTCGTTGCTGTACTTGGAGCACCTTATTTCTTATGGTTAATGAGGAAGAGTGGGAAGAAGGTTAATTAA
- a CDS encoding collagen-like protein, giving the protein MSLWSNNINGYCGCNNQNGVHVDSCCFSCDGTVPKLGPTGPTGPTGDTGLTGATGPTGDTGLTGATGPTGDTGPTGATGPTGDTGLTGATGPTGDTGPTGATGPTGATGITGATGPTGATGITGATGSTGATGITGSTGPTGETGATGTSITATYAFANNTSGTAISVLLGGTNVPLPNNQNIGPGITVSGGNTVFTVANAGNYYISYTINITASLLVSSRITINGAPLAGTINSPALATTSFSATIITTLAAGSAISLQLFGLLAVATLSTTTPGAVLTIIRLS; this is encoded by the coding sequence ATGTCTTTATGGAGTAATAATATAAATGGATATTGTGGGTGTAATAATCAAAATGGTGTACATGTTGATTCATGCTGTTTTAGTTGCGATGGGACAGTTCCTAAGCTGGGCCCAACAGGTCCGACGGGTCCAACGGGCGACACAGGCCTAACAGGAGCAACGGGTCCGACAGGTGATACAGGCCTAACAGGAGCAACGGGTCCAACGGGCGACACAGGCCCAACAGGAGCGACGGGTCCGACAGGTGATACAGGCCTAACAGGAGCAACGGGTCCGACAGGTGATACAGGCCCAACAGGAGCAACGGGTCCAACAGGGGCGACGGGAATAACAGGAGCAACGGGTCCAACAGGAGCGACGGGAATAACAGGGGCAACGGGTTCAACAGGAGCGACGGGAATAACAGGCTCAACAGGGCCAACAGGTGAAACTGGAGCAACTGGTACAAGTATAACGGCGACGTATGCATTTGCAAATAATACGTCGGGGACAGCAATATCGGTACTTCTTGGTGGAACGAATGTCCCGCTTCCAAATAATCAAAACATTGGTCCCGGAATTACTGTGTCTGGGGGAAATACGGTATTTACGGTTGCAAATGCTGGGAATTATTATATTTCATATACAATTAACATAACAGCTTCGTTATTAGTAAGTTCACGAATTACAATTAATGGTGCACCCCTTGCTGGGACTATCAATTCTCCTGCATTAGCAACCACATCGTTTAGTGCAACAATTATTACCACTCTTGCGGCTGGAAGTGCTATTAGTTTGCAACTATTTGGTTTGTTAGCTGTTGCAACATTATCAACAACTACACCAGGAGCTGTGTTAACGATAATAAGATTAAGCTAA
- a CDS encoding enoyl-CoA hydratase — MLKFLSVRVEDHIAVATLNHAPANAMSSQVMHDVTELIDQVEKDDNIRVVVIHGEGRFFSAGADIKEFTSVTEAKQATELAQLGQVTFERVEKCSKPVIAAIHGAALGGGLEFAMSCHMRFATESTKLGLPELTLGLIPGFAGTQRLPRYVGKAKACEMMLTSTPITSAEALKWGLVNGVFAEETFLDDTLKVAKQIAGKSPATTRAVLELLQTTKSYHYYEGVQREAQIFGEVFTSEDGREGVAAFLEKRKPSFSGR, encoded by the coding sequence ATGTTGAAATTCCTATCTGTAAGAGTTGAAGATCATATCGCGGTGGCAACGTTAAATCATGCGCCGGCTAACGCGATGTCTTCACAAGTTATGCATGACGTTACTGAATTAATTGATCAAGTGGAGAAGGATGATAACATTCGTGTTGTTGTTATTCACGGTGAAGGGCGCTTCTTCTCAGCAGGAGCAGATATTAAAGAATTTACATCTGTTACTGAAGCAAAGCAAGCGACAGAATTAGCACAGCTTGGACAAGTTACGTTTGAGCGTGTTGAAAAATGTTCAAAACCAGTTATCGCGGCAATTCATGGAGCGGCACTTGGCGGCGGCCTTGAGTTTGCTATGTCTTGCCACATGCGCTTTGCAACTGAAAGTACAAAACTTGGTTTACCTGAATTAACACTTGGATTAATTCCTGGATTTGCAGGTACACAGCGATTACCACGTTATGTTGGGAAAGCGAAAGCTTGTGAAATGATGTTAACAAGTACACCGATTACTAGTGCAGAAGCATTAAAATGGGGACTTGTTAACGGAGTTTTTGCTGAAGAAACATTTTTAGATGATACGCTTAAAGTTGCAAAACAGATTGCTGGAAAAAGCCCAGCGACAACTCGTGCTGTACTAGAGTTATTGCAAACGACGAAATCGTATCATTATTATGAAGGTGTACAACGCGAAGCTCAAATCTTTGGTGAAGTATTTACGAGTGAAGATGGAAGAGAAGGTGTAGCAGCGTTTTTAGAAAAACGTAAGCCTTCATTTAGTGGCAGGTAG
- a CDS encoding DinB family protein → MYQTIEGFLQSWTYEAESTQKMLDVLTDESLSKEIAPGHWTLGRVAWHIVTAIPVILSGTGLKFEGETKDYPVPTSAKTIADEYRKVNAAFVEALQSEWTDQDLATINDFFGRPMPNSIFLMTLINHQNHHRGQMTVLMRQAGLTVPGVYGPAKEEWTAAGMEAPKM, encoded by the coding sequence ATGTATCAAACTATTGAAGGCTTCTTGCAATCATGGACATACGAGGCTGAGTCTACTCAAAAGATGCTCGATGTACTAACAGATGAATCTTTGTCAAAAGAAATCGCACCTGGGCACTGGACGTTAGGCAGAGTTGCTTGGCATATCGTGACGGCAATTCCAGTTATACTATCTGGTACGGGACTTAAATTTGAAGGGGAAACGAAAGATTATCCTGTTCCAACTTCAGCTAAAACAATCGCTGATGAGTATCGTAAAGTGAATGCGGCTTTTGTTGAAGCACTTCAAAGCGAATGGACTGATCAAGATTTAGCAACTATTAATGACTTCTTTGGTCGTCCTATGCCGAATTCTATATTTTTAATGACACTTATTAATCATCAAAATCACCACCGCGGACAAATGACGGTTTTAATGAGGCAAGCTGGCTTAACAGTTCCTGGCGTATATGGTCCTGCAAAAGAAGAATGGACTGCCGCTGGAATGGAAGCTCCTAAAATGTAA
- a CDS encoding ABC transporter permease encodes MLRLMKLELKKFKLGWYVRGAIIANLVILAFLIFVSIVSQIEGDPEIRDPQMILLMASTVVRATFIVFGSVLIARLIIGEYKNNTILIMFSYPINRKKMMASKLAITAIVTFITVIVSNILVVGVFFGIDSYFSIIPNSFTVDQLMQEGIKLIPLAIATAGMSLIPLYFGMRKRSVPTTIVSSLIIVSIAMNDNPMFPIATFLPLQLALAAIGVVIAYYGIKNIEKEDITV; translated from the coding sequence ATGCTACGTTTAATGAAGCTAGAACTGAAGAAGTTTAAGCTTGGATGGTATGTGAGGGGAGCGATTATTGCAAATCTTGTTATACTGGCATTCTTGATCTTTGTTAGCATCGTTTCTCAAATAGAAGGAGATCCTGAAATAAGAGATCCGCAGATGATTTTGTTAATGGCTAGTACAGTAGTAAGAGCAACATTTATTGTTTTTGGTAGTGTATTAATCGCAAGGTTAATAATTGGTGAATATAAAAATAATACAATACTAATCATGTTTTCTTATCCTATTAACCGAAAGAAAATGATGGCTAGTAAGTTGGCTATTACAGCGATAGTAACATTTATAACAGTTATTGTATCTAACATTTTAGTAGTAGGAGTTTTCTTTGGGATAGATAGCTATTTTTCAATTATTCCTAATTCATTCACAGTAGATCAATTGATGCAAGAAGGAATAAAACTGATTCCTTTAGCCATTGCAACTGCGGGAATGAGTTTAATCCCATTATATTTCGGAATGCGTAAACGTTCAGTGCCAACTACAATTGTTTCATCTCTTATCATTGTCTCAATTGCAATGAATGACAACCCAATGTTTCCTATAGCAACTTTTCTTCCCCTTCAACTAGCATTGGCAGCAATTGGAGTTGTGATTGCATATTACGGAATTAAAAATATAGAGAAGGAAGATATAACTGTATGA
- a CDS encoding TetR/AcrR family transcriptional regulator, giving the protein MNDYSFSHLLEGDSKVRKNRPKYNQIIDAAVIVIAENGYHQAQVSKIAKQAGVADGTIYLYFKNKEDILISLFQEKMGEFVETIRQKTAGIESAVSKLFMLVETHFLLLSQNDPLAIVTQLELRQSNQDLRLKINEVLKGYLQVMDEILETGIKQGEFQADLNVRVARQMIFGTVDEVVTNWVMSDHKYDLVALSKTVHGLLIAACGYRQ; this is encoded by the coding sequence ATGAATGACTATTCATTCAGTCATCTTCTTGAAGGGGACAGTAAAGTGAGGAAAAATAGACCGAAATACAATCAAATTATTGATGCGGCAGTCATTGTGATTGCGGAGAATGGGTACCACCAAGCGCAAGTTTCTAAAATTGCAAAGCAAGCTGGGGTAGCTGATGGCACGATTTATTTATATTTTAAAAATAAAGAAGATATATTAATATCCTTATTCCAAGAGAAAATGGGAGAATTTGTCGAAACAATTCGTCAAAAAACAGCAGGAATTGAAAGCGCTGTATCGAAGTTATTCATGTTGGTAGAAACGCACTTCTTGCTGTTGTCACAAAATGATCCTCTTGCTATCGTTACGCAATTAGAGCTAAGACAGTCCAATCAAGACTTACGCCTGAAAATAAATGAAGTATTAAAAGGCTACTTACAAGTTATGGATGAGATTTTAGAGACAGGTATAAAGCAAGGTGAATTCCAAGCGGATTTAAATGTTCGCGTGGCAAGACAAATGATCTTTGGAACAGTAGATGAAGTTGTGACCAATTGGGTAATGAGCGATCATAAGTATGATCTGGTCGCACTTTCAAAAACGGTACACGGGCTACTTATCGCAGCTTGTGGTTATCGTCAATAA